From a single Nicotiana tabacum cultivar K326 chromosome 8, ASM71507v2, whole genome shotgun sequence genomic region:
- the LOC107766439 gene encoding uncharacterized protein LOC107766439 produces the protein MGPAGRDSHSKQDNSKYDHRSRDRESSSSSRFGKERNTRETRDGDKGSKAKFGDYNFNVSTSELVAVLRSMGDKVRWPKEMRSNPNRRNPDFWCEFHNDHGHRMADCRLLQGEVDYLLKQGYLTELFSEKGKQAYMKNKQEPPKPPSLKRTVNVISGGEEINGVTYTTAEKVSKVRVTHGKRVRHVLEEESIIFNDADADGILTPHKDALIKAIEEIPDILTSKKEVQRLTGRIAALGRFIFKSLEKCFRSFSALKKQDQFKWSEECQQTLKNLKVYLSNPLLLAKSKDGEKLLIYLVVSELAVSVVLVREDQACLVKPPGPAVVVAVIPLPSPHAQRRLSNAIPGVSQQLHHVQTNPMATARPVEQHLLPLLRAPAMSEQASTTQAQAQSVKLRLSDATTVRPVDVFRRRVILVEIVSNFNVFRFKLVVNQMLGTYTAREARMQQYLKKAHDLVRQFQTWKVVQIPREENVEADALANLASAAEVTNDENDSLIHLFHSVLDQDKNEYGIVLEDKKQAQALRKKVARYCLNQGNLYRKIFGGSLARCLEPSQTEYVMIEIHEGHCGNHEGGISLVKTMIRAGYYWPKMEQDAEKFVAKCDKCQYGNNMHRPTKLLHLVIAPWPFMKWGMDIVGPLPQAKGKVGFLLVLTDYFTKWVETDTFKLVREKEVRDFIWGNIICQFGVPKEIICDNGPQFIGAEITNFFQIWQIKRITSTPYYPVGNGQAESTNKVIINNLKKRLEESKGNWPEVVHGVLWAYRTTTKTSTRETPFSLVYGAEALILVEIGDPRTRYTQAIEESNEEEMRINLDLLEERREAALIRMAAQK, from the exons ATGGGACCAGCAGGAAGAGACTCACATTCAAAGCAGGATAACTCAAAGTACGATCATAGATCGAGAGATAGAGAGTCAAGCTCGTCATCAAGGTTTGGAAAAGAGCGAAACACACGAGAGACGCGAGATGGTGATAAAGGCTCGAAGGCAAAATTTGGCGATTACAATTTCAATGTTAGCACATCAGAGTTAGTAGCAGTATTAAGAAGCATGGGTGATAAGGTGCggtggccaaaggaaatgagatcaaatCCGAATAGGCGAAATCCTGATttctggtgcgagtttcataacgATCATGGTCACAGAATGGCAGATTGTAGATTGCTGCAAGGTGAAGTTGACTATTTGTTAAAGCAAGGATATCTTACCGAATTGTTTagtgaaaaaggtaaacaagcGTATATGAAGAACAAGCAGGAGCCCCCTAAACCTCCTTCACTAAAAAGGACCGTTAACGTTATAAGTGGGGGAGAAGAAATTAATGGCGTGACATATACGACAGCTGAGAAAGTTTCAAAGGTTAGAGTCACACATGGGAAGCGGGTTCGACATGTTTTGGAAGAAGAAAGTATTATATTTaatgatgcagatgcagatggcatACTAACTCCACATAaagatgcactg ATTAAAGCTATTGAGGAAATTCCTGATATACTTACAAGTAAAAAAGAGGTACAGAGACtgacgggaagaattgcagccttgggaagatttattttcaaatcaTTAGAAAAATGCTTTAGGTCCTTTTCAGCTCTAAAAAAGCAGGATCAGTTCAAATGGTCTGAGGAATGTCAGCAAACGCTCAAAAATTTGAAAGTATACTTGTCAAATCCACTGTTGCTCGCAAAATCAAAAGATGGGGAAAAGTTACTTATCTACCTTGTTGTTTCAGAACTAGCAGTGAGTGTTGTTTTGGTTCGTGAAGATCAAG CCTGCCTCGTCAAGCCCCCAGGTCCAGCAGTAGTAGTGGCTGTTATTCCACTGCCATCTCCTCACGCCCAGCGGCGACTCAGCAACGCCATACCAGGCGTTTCCCAGCAGCTCCATCACGTCCAAACAAACCCCATGGCTACTGCCCGTCCAGTTGAGCAACATTTGCTGCCATTGCTTCGAGCTCCAGCCATGAGCGAGCAAGCATCGACAACCCAAGCCCAAGCCCAGTCCGTCAAGCTCCGGCTCAGCGACGCAACAACAGTCAGGCCCGTCGACGTTTTTCGTCGTCGAGTTATTTTG gtagaaattgttagtaaTTTCAATGTTTTTAGATTTAAg CTCGTAGTTaaccaaatgctggggacttatacagccagagagGCAAGAATGCAGCAATACCTGAAAAAGGCACATGATCTGGTTAGGCAATTCCAAACCTGGAAAGTTGTGCAGATACCAAGAGAAGAAAATGTCGAGGcagacgccctagctaatcttgcatctgcGGCAGAAGTGACAAATGATGAAAATGATTCTCTAATTCATTTATTTCATTCGGTACTTGATCAAgacaaaaacgag TATGGTATTGTCCTTGAAGATAAGAAACAGGCTCAAGCACTTCGCAAAAAAGTTGCTCGGTACTGTTTAAATCAAGGCAATCTTTATCGTAAAATATTCGGTGGctccttagcaagatgcctcgaaCCTTCTCAAACAGAGTATGTGATGATagaaatacacgaggggcattgtggAAATCATGAGGGAGGAATATCCTTAGTGAAAACCATGATTAGAGCCGGTTATTATTGGCCCAAAATGGAACAAGACGCGGAAAAGTTTGTGGCTAAATGTGACAAGTGCCAatacggtaacaatatgcatagacctacAAAATTGTTACATCTGGTCATTGCACCGTGGCCttttatgaagtgggggatggacatcgtggGACCACTACCACAAGCTAAAGGCAAGGTAGGCTTTTTGCTAGTACTCACTGATTACTTTACTAAGTGGGTAGAAACAGACActtttaaattggtacgagaaaAAGAGGTCAGAGATTTCATTTGGGGAAATATCATATGTCAATTCGGTGTACCAAAGGAAATCATATGTGATAATGGCCCGCAATTTATAGGCGCAGAAATCacaaatttttttcaaatttggcaaattaaaaggattacttcAACGCCTTACtatccagtgggtaatggacaagctgaatcaacgAATAAAGTTATtatcaacaatttgaagaaaaggttGGAGGAATCCAAAGGAAATTGGCCGGAGGTGGTACATGGTGTTTTGTGGGCTTACcgcacaacaacaaaaacaagtacgAGGGAAACACCGTTCTCACTTGTATACGGAGCTGAAGCCTTGATCCTAGTCGAGATAGGGGATCCAAGAACGAGATATACACAAGCAATTGAGGAGTCAAACGAAGAAGAAATGCGAATAAATCTAGATTTACTTGAAGAAAGAAGGGAAGCTGCGctaataaggatggcagcacaaaaatAA